One stretch of Mangifera indica cultivar Alphonso chromosome 9, CATAS_Mindica_2.1, whole genome shotgun sequence DNA includes these proteins:
- the LOC123224729 gene encoding F-box protein At5g39250-like: MTNEEILKAVFPLLDGVDLASCMVVSKQWRDIAQDDYFWKCLCASRWPSICKRPNPPSATYYKLYQTFYKRQLRRTLLPPRLSFEDLEFFIDVWTEDKLIFSEVVPGPVFQNGIKIPPPGISDMLRYHTDDPEYKMIIPVEPRFTIPWSLTVSASVLVGRKDPNRVACIIDKSRFDYIDRSSHRAHAFEYLDFAPAYPFISEIRAWISLHFTDDGNEGILNVFALEMDFCDAASSKEEVLWLLDMLDWK; encoded by the coding sequence ATGACAAATGAAGAAATTCTAAAAGCTGTTTTTCCTTTATTGGATGGAGTTGACCTTGCTTCCTGTATGGTAGTGTCTAAGCAGTGGAGAGACATAGCCCAGGATGATTACTTCTGGAAATGTTTATGTGCAAGCAGGTGGCCTTCAATTTGCAAACGTCCAAATCCTCCCTCTGCAACCTACTACAAATTATATCAGACCTTTTACAAACGGCAGCTGCGTCGAACTCTCTTGCCACCAAGACTTTCCTTTGAGGATTTGGAATTTTTCATTGACGTTTGGACTGAAGATAAATTGATTTTCTCTGAAGTAGTTCCAGGCCCTGTCTTCCAGAATGGAATCAAGATCCCACCGCCTGGAATATCAGACATGCTAAGATATCATACTGATGACCCTGAGTACAAGATGATCATACCTGTTGAGCCAAGGTTTACTATTCCTTGGAGCCTGACTGTGAGTGCATCAGTGCTAGTGGGACGGAAGGATCCCAACAGAGTTGCTTGCATAATTGATAAATCCAGGTTTGATTACATAGATAGATCGTCCCACAGGGCTCATGCATTTGAGTACCTTGACTTCGCCCCTGCATACCCTTTCATTTCCGAAATCCGAGCATGGATTTCTTTGCATTTCACGGACGATGGAAATGAAGGCATCCTTAATGTTTTTGCACTTGAAATGGATTTCTGTGATGCTGCAAGCTCTAAGGAAGAGGTCTTGTGGCTATTAGACATGCTAGATTGGAAGTGA
- the LOC123226368 gene encoding UDP-glycosyltransferase 83A1-like encodes MGNPHVLVGHVLPLLELSQCLLNRGIRITFVNTEENHKRVMGYWHGRMESSSEITTTCQSAEKFLEAIFWLMPKKVEELIHQINASDSDNKITCVLANPVLNWPMEIAVKKGIRRAVFYCAAASQLLLRSGIQKLIDDEIFDHDGTPKKEVFQLSPTMPVMSRAHIGFLWLGKSEAQKLFFENSVKNNLSIKLAEWVLCNSTHDLEPAAFNSDPNFIQIGPLLARNRLGDCAGSFWQEDLACLKWLDQQQPQSVIYIGFGRTTVFNRTQFQELALGLELSNRPFLWVVRPDVTAKINDAYPEGFKDRVKTRGYIVSWAPQQKVLGHPSIACFISHCGWNSTMEGIGNWGTVLVLAVLRGPDAQ; translated from the exons CATCAGAATTACATTTGTGAACACAGAGGAAAATCATAAGAGGGTCATGGGGTATTGGCACGGAAGGATG GAGTCTTCTTCTGAGATAACAACGACATGTCAATCCGCAGAGAAGTTTCTTGAAGCAATCTTCTGGCTTATGCCAAAAAAAGTTGAGGAGCTGATTCATCAGATTAATGCATCAGATAGTGATAATAAGATCACTTGTGTTCTAGCTAATCCAGTTCTTAACTGGCCCATGGAAATTGCAGTGAAGAAGGGAATCAGGCGAGCTGTCTTCTATTGTGCAGCAGCTTCACAGCTCCTCTTAAGATCAGGAATTCAAAAGTTGATTGATGATGAAATTTTTGACCATGATG GGACTCCAAAGAAAGAAGTGTTTCAGCTATCGCCAACCATGCCTGTCATGAGCAGAGCACACATAGGATTTCTCTGGCTTGGCAAATCAGAAGCGCAGAAACTCTTCTTTGAAAACTCTGTCAAAAACAACCTATCAATAAAACTGGCTGAGTGGGTGCTTTGCAATTCAACTCATGACCTTGAGCCTGCAGCTTTTAACTCTGATCCAAACTTCATACAAATCGGTCCACTTTTAGCAAGGAACCGACTGGGAGACTGTGCAGGCAGCTTCTGGCAAGAGGACTTAGCTTGTTTGAAATGGCTCGATCAGCAACAACCGCAGTCAGTTATATACATTGGCTTTGGCAGAACAACAGTTTTCAACCGAACCCAGTTCCAGGAACTGGCTCTGGGACTTGAACTCTCCAACAGACCGTTCCTCTGGGTCGTTCGTCCTGATGTCACAGCCAAAATAAATGATGCTTACCCTGAAGGATTCAAAGACAGAGTCAAGACTCGAGGGTATATAGTTAGTTGGGCACCTCAGCAGAAGGTTTTGGGACATCCTTCCATTGCTTGCTTCATAAGTCACTGTGGATGGAACTCCACCATGGAAGGCATCGGCAATTGGGGTACCGTTCTTGTGTTGGCCGTACTTCGCGGACCAGATGCACAATGA